The sequence TGACTTTGACGCAGCCGGTCTGGGTACGTCCATACCGGGTACGTTCGATGCCTTTCTGCTGTCGGAAACCTGGGCTGATTGGCAGGAAGCAGGGTTGTTGATCGTCTAGGTAGCAAACGGTCCACCGGCGAATCAATTTACGCGGGGGCTTAACGCACAGATAACGTACCCGGCGCCGCTTGAATGGCCGTCAGACGTACCTTCGTAGCTTAGCAATCCGCTATAAAATCGACGCTCTGATGGCCAGTAAACAGACAATTAACCGCCGCGACTTTATCGAAAAATCGGCACTGGGTAGCCTCATTCTGTCTACCGTGCTGGTGGGTAGCTGTACCAAAGATCCAGACCCTGGCCCCACCGACCCCAACCAACAGGGTAGCTTTGCCCACGGTGTCGCCAGTTTCGACCCAACCGATAATCAGATCATCCTCTGGACGCGCGTTTCGCCCACAAACGCCTCGTCTACTAAAGTGTCCCTAACGTACCAGCTGGCTACCGACAGCGGCTTCCGGACGGTCGTTAAGACCGAAGCCGTCGACGCGCTGGCCGACGATGATTTCACCGTCAGCATCGACCTGAGCGGGCTGTCGTCCAACACGCCCTACTTCTACCGTTTTACTATTACCGGCACCGATACCACGTCGGTAGTAGGCGAAACCCGGACGCTGCCCAAAGGCGCTGAGCGCAACGAAGTAAAAATTGCCTTCTGCTCGTGCTCCAACTACCCGGCGGGCCTGTTCAACGTGTATGGGGCCATTGCCGCCTCCGACGCCGACGTAGTGCTGCACCTGGGCGATTACATCTATGAATACGGTGCCGGTCAGTACGGCTCCAACCCGACCACCATTGGCCTGAACCGGGCGCACCTGCCCGCCAACGAGATTCTGACGCTCGACGATTACCGGACGCGCTTCAAACAGTACCGCACCGACGCGCAGTTACAACTGGCGCATCAGAAAAAGCCGTTTATCTGCGTCTGGGACGACCATGAAGTGGCTAACGACGCCTGGAAAGATGGCGCCCAGAACCATCAGGCGAATGAAGGCGCGTTCAGCACCCGCAAGGCCAACGCGCTGAAAGCTTATCACGAGTACATCGGCATCCGCACGCTGGTCGACGCGCAAATCTACCGCAGCTTCACGTTTGGCAACATCCTGAACCTGCACATGCTCGATACGCGGTTGATTGGGCGGGATAAGCAACTCGATTACACCGCCTACGTGAACAGCGCGGGCCAGCTGGATACGGCCGCTTTCCAGCGCGACTGGCTCAATCCGCAGCGCACCATGCTCGGCAGTGCGCAGCTCAGCTGGCTGGGGCAGGCGCTGGGGTCAGGCACGGCAGCCTGGCAGGTGCTGGGGCAACAGGTATTGATGGCCAAGATGTATTTGCCCATCGAACTACTGCTAAGCATCACGCAGGCCGAAGCCGAAAGCACACAGGGCACCATCAGCCCGGCCACGATTCAGCGCGTGCAAAGTCAGGTGCTGGAACTGACCGGCCTCAAGAGCCGAGCGCTGGCGAAAGACCCCACGCTGACCCCGCAGGAGCTAGCCCGGGTGAACACCGTGCTACCCTACAACCTGGACGCCTGGGACGGCTACCCGGCCGAACGCGAAGCGGTCTATGCGCTGGCCAAAGGCAAAAAACTGATTGCGCTGGCCGGCGACACGCACAACGCCTGGTATTCCGATCTGCTGGCCAACGGCGGGGCACTCGTCGGGCGGGAAGTGGCTACGCCCTCAGTTACCTCGCCGGGATTTGAAGGCATTGTCGGTAACAATCCAACCATTCTGAGCATCTTTGAGCAGGCGCTGATGCTGCTGATCGACGATTTGCAATACGCCAATATTTCGAAGAAAGGCTATTCGATGATCACCTTCAGCCCGGGCCGGGCCGTATCGGAATGGCGGTACGTCGAGAACATCACGGCGCCAAACACCGCCACGACTGTGGGCCGTACCGAAACCATTACGGGGTAGACGGTAATCGAAAAGTTAGTACTTTTCAAAACCTATAAGGTCTCGGAGGCCTTATAGGTTTAACAATACCTCATCAACATGAACTACTACAACTCCATCATCGACACCATTGGCGATACGCCGCTGGTAAAGCTAAATAAGGTCACGAAGGGCATCCGGGGCACGGTGCTGGCGAAGGTCGAATACTTCAACCCCGGTAATTCGGTGAAAGACCGCATTGCCATCAAGATGATCGAAGACGCTGAAGCAGCGGGACTCATCCGGCCGGGCGGCACCATCATCGAAGGCACCAGCGGCAACACGGGCATGGGCCTGGCACTGGCGGCGATCGGCAAAGGCTACAAATGCATCTTCACGATGGCCGACAAGCAGTCGCAGGAGAAAATCGATATTCTGCGGGCGGTGGGCGCCGAGGTGGTCGTTTGCCCTACCAACGTCACACCCGACGACCCGCGCTCCTATTATTCAGTGGCGAAACGGCTGAATCAGGAGATACCCAATTCGCT comes from Fibrella aestuarina BUZ 2 and encodes:
- a CDS encoding alkaline phosphatase D family protein, whose translation is MASKQTINRRDFIEKSALGSLILSTVLVGSCTKDPDPGPTDPNQQGSFAHGVASFDPTDNQIILWTRVSPTNASSTKVSLTYQLATDSGFRTVVKTEAVDALADDDFTVSIDLSGLSSNTPYFYRFTITGTDTTSVVGETRTLPKGAERNEVKIAFCSCSNYPAGLFNVYGAIAASDADVVLHLGDYIYEYGAGQYGSNPTTIGLNRAHLPANEILTLDDYRTRFKQYRTDAQLQLAHQKKPFICVWDDHEVANDAWKDGAQNHQANEGAFSTRKANALKAYHEYIGIRTLVDAQIYRSFTFGNILNLHMLDTRLIGRDKQLDYTAYVNSAGQLDTAAFQRDWLNPQRTMLGSAQLSWLGQALGSGTAAWQVLGQQVLMAKMYLPIELLLSITQAEAESTQGTISPATIQRVQSQVLELTGLKSRALAKDPTLTPQELARVNTVLPYNLDAWDGYPAEREAVYALAKGKKLIALAGDTHNAWYSDLLANGGALVGREVATPSVTSPGFEGIVGNNPTILSIFEQALMLLIDDLQYANISKKGYSMITFSPGRAVSEWRYVENITAPNTATTVGRTETITG